A stretch of Patagioenas fasciata isolate bPatFas1 chromosome 4, bPatFas1.hap1, whole genome shotgun sequence DNA encodes these proteins:
- the MFSD8 gene encoding major facilitator superfamily domain-containing protein 8, giving the protein MAAVVSSPEVAAEGQEPLLGPGGAEEEASRDVVETQEHYKSRWRSIWIMYLTMFLSSVGFSIVIMSVWPYLQKIDPTADASFLGWIIASYSIGQMVASPLFGFWSNYRPRREPLVVSTAISVAANCLYAYVHVPHSHNKYYMLTARALVGFGAGNVAVVRSYIAGATSLTERTSAMANTSACQAVGFILGPVFQTCFTLIGEEGITWKLVRLQLNMYTAPVLFGALLGVINIILIFAIFREHRVDDMGRQCKSINSEGEGSGGVDQDVEGNVDHVAVVAINFLFFVILFVFAVFETIATPLTMDMYSWTRKQAVFYNGIILSAVGIESVIVFMAVKALSKKTGERAILHGGLLIVLVGFFILLPWGKKLPNIQWQEIKNNSIPRTSIDMLMPFWSLEVMEPPSNHTVEPVGCPVTQSWCLNTPMIYLAQYISSDILIGLGYPVCNVMSYTLYSKILGPKPQGVYMGWLTASGSGARILGPVFVSQIYTHLGPRWAFSLICGVVVVSLLLLEIVYKRLIAFSVRYGRMQEENC; this is encoded by the exons ATGGCGGCTGTCGTTTCCAGTCCGGAGGTGGCTGCTGAAGGGCAGGAGCCTTTGCTGGGTCCCGGAGGGGCGGAGGAGGAGGCGAGCAG ggatgttgtggaaacACAAGAGCACTATAAGAGCAGGTGGCGGTCCATCTGGATTATGTATCTTACTATGTTCCTCAGTAGTGTAG GTTTCTCAATTGTAATTATGTCTGTGTGGCCATATCTCCAAAAG ATTGATCCAACAGCAGATGCGAGTTTCTTGGGCTGGATTATAGCTTCATATAGCATTGGCCAAATGGTTGCCTCTCCCCTCTTTGGCTTCTGGTCCAATTACAGGCCAAGGAGAGAACCTCTTGTTGTTTCAACTGCCATTTCTGTAGCTGCTAATTGTCTTTATGCCTACGTCCATGTACCTCATTCGCATAACAAATACTACATGCTGACTGCCCGTGCTCTTGTGGGATTTGGAGCAG ggaatgtGGCTGTAGTTCGATCGTATATTGCGGGTGCCACTTCTCTTACAGAAAGaacaagtgccatggccaatACCAGTGCCTGCCAAGCAGTTGGCTTCATATTAGGACCAG TTTTTCAGACATGTTTTACACTTATTGGAGAGGAAGGAATAACATGGAAATTAGTTCGTCTTCAGCTGAACATGTATACAGCACCAGTTTTATTTGGAGCTCTCTTAGGAGTAATTAATATTATTCTCATCTTTGCCATATTCAG AGAGCATCGTGTGGATGACATGGGACGTCAATGCAAAAGTATCAATTCTGAAGGAGAAG GAAGTGGTGGTGTGGATCAGGACGTAGAAGGAAATGTTGACCATGTTGCTGTGGTAGCAatcaattttcttttctttgtcatCTTGTTTGTGTTTGCTGTCTTTGAAAC TATAGCAACTCCGTTGACAATGGATATGTATTCGTGGACCAGGAAACAAGCCGTTTTTTATAATGGAATAATCCTTAGTGCGGTTGGCATTGAGTCAGTTATTGTTTTCATGGCAGTTAAAGCACTATCTAAAAA GACTGGTGAGCGTGCCATACTCCATGGAGGCTTACTGATTGTCTTGGTTGGATTCTTTATCTTACTGCCTTGGGGGAAAAAGCTGCCAAATATCCAGTGGCAAG AAATAAAGAATAACTCAATTCCCAGAACATCCATTGACATGTTAATGCCTTTCTGGAGTTTGGAAGTGATGGAGCCTCCATCCAACCACACAGTGGAACCCGTAGGCTGCCCCGTCACACAGTCCTGGTGCCTGAACACTCCTATGATCTATCTGGCCCAGTATATCAGCTCTGACATCCTAATAGGATTGGGCTATCCAGTTTGTAATGTCATGTCCTACACTTTATACTCAAAAATTCTAGGACCAAAGCCTCAG GGTGTCTACATGGGATGGTTAACTGCCTCTGGAAGTGGAGCACGAATACTCGGGCCTGTCTTTGTTAGCCAAATATACACTCACCTGGGACCACGCTGGGCATTTAGCTTAATCTGTGGAGTAGTTGTAGTCTCCCTCTTACTCTTGGAGATAGTATACAAGAGACTTATTGCATTTTCTGTCAGATATGGAAGGATGCAAGAAGAGAATTGTTAA